The genomic stretch GGTGGTTCGCGAAGCTTCTCGCCGGGTGCTCGGCATGCGACCCTTCGACGTCCAGCTGACGGGGGCGATGATCCTTCACGACGGCGCGATCGCCGAGATGAAGACGGGTGAAGGCAAGACGCTGGTGGCGACGCTTGCCGTCTACCTGAACGCGCTGGCCGGCAAGGGCGTCCATGTCGTCACCGTCAACGACTACCTCGCCCGCCGCGACGCCGCGACCATGGGACGCCTCTACGGTTTCCTCGGCCTCACCACCGGCGTGATCGTCCACGGACTCTCCGACGAGGAGCGCCGCGCGGCATATGCCTGCGACATCACCTATGCGACGAACAACGAGCTCGGCTTCGACTATCTGCGCGACAACATGAAGTATGACCGCGGCCAGATGGTTCAGCGCGGCCACAACTATGCCATCGTCGACGAAGTGGACTCCATCCTCGTCGACGAAGCGCGTACGCCGCTGATCATCTCCGGCCCGCTGGACGACCGCTCCGAACTCTACAACACGATCGACGCCTTCATTCCGATGCTGGACGAAAGCGACTACGAGATCGATGAGAAGCAGCGTTCGGCAAACTTCTCCGAGGCCGGGACGGAAAAGCTGGAGAACCTGCTGCGCGAAGCTGGTCTCCTGAAAGGCGAAAGCCTCTACGACGTCGAGAATGTCGCGATCGTCCACCACATCAACAACGCATTGAAGGCCCACAAGCTCTTCACCCGCGACAAAGACTACATCGTCCGCAACGGCGAGATCGTCATCATCGACGAATTCACCGGCCGCATGATGCCGGGCCGCCGCTATTCGGAAGGCCAGCACCAGGCGCTTGAAGCCAAGGAAAAGGTGCAGATCCAGCCGGAGAACCAGACGCTCTCCTCGATCACCTTCCAGAACTACTTCCGCATGTACGAAAAGCTCGCCGGCATGACCGGTACGGCTGCGACGGAAGCGGAAGAGTTCAGCAACATTTACCGGCTTGAAGTCGTCGAGGTTCCCACCAACCTGCCGATCCAGCGCATCGACGAGGACGACGAGGTCTACCGGACCTTCGAGGAGAAGTTCAAGGCAATCATTGCCGAGATCAAGGCCGCCCACGAACGTGGCCAGCCGGTCCTGGTCGGCACGACCTCCATCGAGAAGTCCGAGCTTCTGGCCACGATGCTGAGCCAGTCCGGCTTCAAGGACTTCAAGGTCCTGAACGCCCGCTACCATGAGCAGGAAGCCTATATCGTTTCCCAGGCCGGCGTTCCTGGCGCCGTCACCATCGCCACCAACATGGCCGGCCGCGGTACCGACATCCAGCTTGGCGGTAACCTCGACATGCGTCTGGAGCACGAGCTGGCCGAAATGGAGCAAGGTCCGGAGCGAGACGCCAAGGCCGACGCCATCAAGGCGGAAATCGCAGCGCTGAAGCAGAAGGCTCTTGACGCCGGCGGTCTCTACGTCATCGCCACCGAGCGGCACGAAAGCCGCCGCATCGATAACCAGCTTCGTGGCCGTTCCGGGCGCCAGGGCGACCCCGGTCGCTCCAAGTTCTACCTGTCGCTGCAGGACGACCTGATGCGCATCTTTGGCTCCGACCGCATGGACGGAATGCTGCAGAAGCTCGGACTGAAGGAAGGCGAGGCCATCGTCCACCCATGGATCAACAAGGCGCTGGAGCGAGCGCAGCGCAAGGTCGAGGCCCGCAACTTCGACATCCGCAAGAACCTCCTGAAATACGACGACGTCACCAACGACCAGCGCAAGGTGATCTTCGAGCAGCGCATCGAACTGATGGATGCCAATGCCGACGACCTAAAGGAGATCGTTGCCGACATGCGCAACGAGGTGATCGAGGTGATGGTCGCCAAGCATATTCCGGAACGTGCCTATGCCGAGCAATGGGATGTGGCGGGGCTGAACAACGACGTCCAGCGCCTGCTGAACCTTGACCTCCCCATCGCCGACTGGGCGGCGGAAGAAGGCATCGGCGAGGACGATATCCGCGAGAGGATCACAGAAGCTGCCGACAAGGCGGTTGCCGACCGTACCGAACGCTTCGGTGCCGACATCATGACCTATGTCGAGCGATCCATCGTGCTTCAGACACTCGACAACTTGTGGCGCGAGCATATCGTCAACCTTGACCACCTGCGATCCGTCGTCGGCTTCCGCGGTTACGCCCAGCGCGATCCGCTGCAGGAATACAAGTCGGAGGCGTTCGAACTCTTCCAGGCCTTGCTTGCCAACCTGCGCGAAGCCGTGACGGCGCAGATGATGCGCGTCGAGCTCGTGCGCGAGGCCCAGCCTTCGCCAGAGCCGCCCCCGGTCATGGAACCCCATCATATCGACGCTTCGACAGGCGATGACGACTTCGCAGGCGGTAACGACTCTGGCCTGCAGGTGCCACCCGATGATCGCGATCCTGCCGACCCCGAGACCTGGGGCAAGGTGGGCCGCAACGAGGCATGCCCCTGCGGTTCCGGCAAGAAATACAAGCACTGCCACGGCGCCTTCGAGCAGGCCTGAGCTCCGTCAGCAACACATCGGGATGCCGCCTCCGGGCGGCATTTTCGCGTGTGCTCCAGTCTGCTCCAAAGGATTGTTAACCCTGTCGTGGCAAGACTGGGCTACCCGGTATTGAGTTCATGTGAGTAGTGCGTGCCGATCATGGCGGTTCTCGAGACAGCGGAGAGATATCTGCCCCGCGGCCTGCGCTCCAGGCTAAGGCCTGTGCTCGACCGGACAATCGAGGCGAATACCCTGGACGGCGAGACGGCCCGTGCCCAGCGGCAGGCTCTCGTCGCCTTCGCAATTCGCGTCGTCAGTGCAGCCATCGCCTTCGTTTCCCAGATCATCCTTGCCCGCCTGATGGGGGAGTTCGAATACGGCATCTTCGCCTTCGTCTGGGTGATCGTCGTTCTGGCAGGAAACCTCTCCTGCCTCGGCTTCCATACATCCGTCATCCGCTTCCTGCCGCAGCACCAGGCGGACGGTGATCTCGCCTCTGCCCGCGGCCTTCATGTCACGGCGCGCATTTTTGCGATGCTCTCAGCAAGCGTGCTTGCGGCACTGGGGTTTATCTTTCTGCGCCTCTTCGCTGACTCTTTCGAAGCCTACTGGCTGGCGCCTCTGTTCCTGGCGCTCTTCACGCTGCCGATGATCGCGCTTGGCGATGTCCTCGACGGCACCGCACGGGCAAGCGGCTGGACGGTGACGGCCCTGACGCCGACCTTCCTGATCCGTCCGACCCTGATCCTGCTCTTCATGGTCGGCGCCGTCTGGCTCGGCGCGCCCGACACGGCGGTGACTGCGATGGAAGCCGCTCTTGCCGCAACCTATGTCACGACGCTGATCCAGTACATGCGCCTGCGCCAACGGCTGCGGCGCGCCTTCGGCGATGGTCCGCTTCGTCTCAACCCACGCGCCTGGCTCGCCTATTCCTTGCCGATCTTCCTGATTGACGGGATCGGCTTCCTCCTGACCAATGCTGATGTGGTGGTGGTCGGTCTCTACCTGCCCCCCGACCAGGTGGCGGTCTACTTTGCTGCGACGAAGACGATCGTGCTCGTCCAGTTCGTCGCCTTCGCCGTCAAGGCTGCGGCTGGCCCGAGGTTCTCCGCCATACTTGCGAGCGGCGAGACCTCGGAACTGAGGGCATTCGCCGGACAGGCCGCACGCTGGAGCTTTTGGCCCGCTCTCCTGCTGGGCTCGGCCATCCTGCTGGTCGGCGAACACCTGCTCGCCCTCTTCGGCCCGGCCTTCACGATTGGCTACTGGCTGCTCCCGATCCTCTTTGCGGGCATCCTCGCCAAGTCGCTGGTCGGCCCCGCCGAAGTGCTGCTCAGCATGGCCGGCCGTCAGAACCTCTGCGTGGTTCTCTACGCGATCGTGCTGGGCGCAAACATTCTGATGAACATCATGCTCATCCCTCGTTTCGGGCTGAACGGCGCGGCGACCGCGACCGCCTGCGCCATGGCAATCGAGGCGATCCTGCTGCACGTAGCGCTTCGCCGAAGCCTCGGCATCGCCATGTTTGCCTTCGCCGACCCAATTCCAACTGCAGCAAAGGCCGAATGACCATGGCCCCCTCCCCCGACAGCCGCCGGCCCATGGATCCCGCAGCTCCTCTCTGGACACCACCCCTACTGCCGGAGCTGCAGGCAGAACGGCCCCATGCCGACCAACAGATCGAAGTAGGACGCCTGGGACGGGAACTCTGCATCTACCCCGCCTCGCTAGGCTACGACCTCCAGCAGGAGCTCGAATTCCTTTCCAACCGGGTAATGGAACCCAACATCTTCTTCAGCGCCCGTCTGCTGGCGCCTGCAATGCCACGGATAGAGGACAAGCAGGTCCGATTCGCAGTGATCCGCGACGAGAACGAGGGGCACAGCCGCATGCGGCTGCTGATGCCCTTCACGATCGAAAAACCCGGCTTCTCGATCGGGCCTGCGATCACCCGAGCATGGGCGAACCCTTTCGGACCTCTGGGAACGCCGCTGGTCGATGCAGAGGGTGCAGCAGAGACGATCGACAACCTTCTGGACGGTCTTTCGCGACCGGACATGCAGCTTCCTTCAGTGCTTGTCCTGCCCCAGATCCGCGTCAACGGACGCTTCGCCCAGCTGGCGCGCGCCGTTGCGGTGGGTCGCGACCTGCCGGTGACGCTTGCTGAACCCGGCACACGTCCCATGCTGGAAAGCCTCGATGCTCCGGAGACATACATCAAGCGGGCGGTTTCTCCTCACCATTACAGGGAAATGCAGCGCCAATGGCGCCGGCTCGCCGAGCACGGGCAGCTGGATTATACAGTCGCCCGTCAACCGGAAGAGGTCCGGCTCCGCATGGAGGAATTCCTGGCGCTGGAGGCAGCAGGATGGAAGGGGCGCAAGCGCTCCGCCCTCATCAACGACCGCTACCGCGCTGCCTTTGCCCGGGAAGCCATCACCAATCTCGCCGAAATCGATGCCGTCCGCATCCATACGCTCGACCTCGACGGCCGCGCGATCGCCTCCCTCATCGTCTTCGTCATGGCCGGCGAAGCCTATACCTGGAAGACGACTTACGACGAGGAATTTGCCGCATGGTCCCCCGGCAAGCTGCTCATGATGAAGCTGACCGAATGGCACCTCGATGACGCCAATATCCTGCGTACCGATTCCTGCGCGACCGCCGACCACTCCATCATGAGCCGGATGTGGGAGGAGCGCGAGGAGATGGGGACGCTTGTGATCGGCCTGACGCATAATGCCGACAAGGATGTCCGGCAAGTCGCGGCCCAGCTCCACATGTACCGGAGCACGCGAAACATGGCACGTCTGCTGCGGCAGAAGATCCTGTCGATCGCCAGGCGACCTGAATAAGGTTCATTCCGCTGCCGCACGCAGGCGCAGCATCCGGCGGATCACCTTGCCGCTCGTCGTCAGCGGCAGATCGTCGACGAAGTCCACCTCCCGGGGGTACTCATGCATCGACAGCCGGTGCTTGACCCAGTCGCGAAGCTCGGCCGCGAGGCGTTCGCTACGCTCGTGCCCCTCGCGAAGGACGACATAGGCCTTGACGATCTCCGTGCGCAGCGGATCCGGTTTGCCGATCACGGCAGCGAGTCGGACGGCGGGGTGGCCGCTGAGACAATCCTCGATTTCCCCCGGGCCGATCCGGTAGCCGGCCGAGGTGATCACGTCGTCGTCCCGCCCGACGAACTCCACGAAGCCTTCTGCGTCCCGGCGCCCTATGTCGCCCGTCAGTAGCCAACCGTTCCTAACCTTTGCCTCCGTCGCAGCCGGATCGTCCCAGTAGCCGAGGAACATCACCGGGTCGGGCGCCCTGACGGCGATCTCGCCTTCGACACCATCCGCGACTTCAAGACCTCGTTCATCAAGGACGGCCACGTCATGCCCCGGCACGCTCCTCCCGATAGCACCCGCCTTGGTCACGCCGAGTGCAGCACAGGAACCGAGAACGAAGTTGCACTCTGTCTGGCCATAGAGCTCGTTGACGGTGACGCGGAGGACGTTGCGGGCCCACTCATAGGTCTCTCGTCCGAGTGCCTCGCCCGCCGAGGTAATCGTTCGCAGGTGCAGCTCGTAACGGGACCGCGGTTCGGCGACAGACTTCATCAGGCGAAGCGCGGTCGGCGGAATGAAGGCGTTGCGGACATCCATCTCGGCGATGATGCGGAAGGCCATGTCAGGGTCGAACTTCTGCGCCGGCGAGGAGACCACCGGTATGCCAAGCATCAGCGCCGGAAGGAGCACGTTCAACAGGCCGCCGGCCCAGGCCCAGTCGGCGGGTGTCCAGATGCGATCCCCCTCCTGTGGGGCAAACTCATGTCCCAGTTGGAAACCGGGAATGTGGCCGGCCAGCACTCGATGGCCATGGAGCGCCGCCTTGGGCGGTCCGGTGGTGCCGGACGTGAAGATCATCAGTGCGGGGTCGTCAGGGCCGGTCGCCGCGACCTCGAACCGCGATGGATGCTGATCCAGCAGATCATTGAACGCCAGCACACCATCCCTGGCGACGGCCCCTCCCGCGACGACGAGATGCCGCAGAGCCGGCAGCCTCGCGCGGATTGCCTGCAAGCGCGGCAGGCCGAATTCGTTGGTCACGATTGCCACTGCTTCCGACGCACGCAGCCGATACTCCAGGGCATCTTCCCCGAACAGCAGCGCCAATGGCAATGCGATCGCGCCGAGCTTGTAGATCGCCACGTGGGCAACGACCGTATCGAAGCCCTGCGGCATTAGAAGCGCCACCCGGTCGCCGCGGCGTATCCCGAGGGACCGCAATCCGTTTGCGAGCGCAGAGGACTTTTCGCGAAGCTCGCCATAGGTCATGGTGAGGTGCTGCCCATCGGGACTGAAGTGCTGCAGACAGATGCGCGCCGGCTCCTTTTCCGCCCACGCATCGCAAACCATATGGCCAATGTTGAACCTGGTCGGGATGCGCCACTCAAAACTGCGAAGGATTTCGTCGTAGGAAGATTGAGCGTTTGGAAGCAGCATGGCCTGTGTCGCGTTTTCAGCGTTGCAATCTGCTAGCACCAGCAGGCCGCGGCCACAAGGAGCAGCCGTGCCTGCCCCCTTGGCCCATCATCATGCGTATCGCAGCCTAACGCTGCGCGGTCATCCGCAGCATCCGGCACAAGGCCGCCAGTTCGGCGTCGGTGCCGCTCGAGAGCAGGTCATCGCAACGGTTGAGCAGCCGGCGCTGCTCGTCTTCGGACATGGCGTTGAAGGCCTCACGTTGCGCCGGGGTGAGGTCGGGCTCGGTACCTCCGACGCCCGGCCCACCCGCACCCGGCCCGCCCACACCCGCGCCGGCGCCACCGATTCCGAGTTCAACATCGGCCCCGACGCCCGAACCTCCGCCGGCCCGCACCCCGGCACCGGCATTGACCCCGTTCGAGCCTCCGATCGAGGCGGTTGCATCGACATCGACACCATCGCTGATATCCGCACCGATACTCGCATTCACGCCATCGGTGCCGCCCAAGGACGCATCCACATCGGCGAGGCTACTCCCTCCGACATTCGCGCTTGCGTCCACGCCGTTGCTACCGCCGACCGAAGCCCCGACTCCGAGGCCGTCGCTGGTATCGACGCCGACGCTGACGCCACCTACCGACACTCCCGCTTCCTGCGCACCCGCCGGCCCGAGAGCCGGCAAGAGCAGGCAAGCGGAGACGAGAAGCATGCTTCTCCTAACATTCATGGCCATTCCTCCATACGAGACCCGCAACCATCGCGGGCATGTACGGAACCGCCGTTGCATGGAGAAGGTTTCCCGGGAGCCCTCCGCTTTGCCGTGATCATTAACGCTGGGTCACTGTCGGATGGACTTCTGTGCCGGAAGCACGCAGAAGCCTCCGAGCTGCCGGCTACCTCCTCACTTGCGCAGCAGCGCGCGCCCATGATAGAGGCCATTCCATACCTTCCGTGCCCCGTTGGCGGAATTGGTAGACGCGCCTGACTCAAAATCAGGTTCCGAAAGGAGTGCTGGTTCGATTCCGGCACGGGGCACCATCCTCCCTGACATCCAGAGCCGCGTCTCACGCAGATGTGTGAGGGTCGTCTTCGTGCTCGACTCGGGACAATTGCGTCGTCCGGTCCGATGTTCTAATGAGCAACGACCCTGATCGGCCTCCGGCCCGGAGATGTGCATGCCATCTGAAACCCGCTCCCCCGCCCTTTCCCGCCCCTTGATCTACGCTTCCGCGGTGACCCTTGGCATGGTGGCGACCGTTGGCGGAGCGCTCGCCTTCGAGCACATCGGCGGCTACATCCCCTGCGCGCTCTGCCTGCTGCAGCGCGACCCCTACTACTATGGAATCCCGGTCGGTATCGCTGCGATCATCGCCGCCAGCTTCCGTGCACCCCCATGGGTTACCCGCAGCCTGCTCGCGCTCATCGGTGTGATGATGATCGTGGGTGCTGGCATGGGCGTATATCACGCGGGCGTCGAGTGGGGGTTCTGGGAGGGTCCGGCCACCTGCGCCACCAGTTCGCCCGGCATCACAACCAATGCCGGCAGCCTCCTGGACGATCTGAACGCCTTTCACGGCCCATCCTGCACGCAGGCATCGCTGCGGGTACTTGGTCTGTCGTTCGCCGGCTGGAACGTGATTGCGAGCGTGATGCTGGCTGCCGTCGCCTTCCTCGGCGCGTCGGAGAAGACGGCCTGAACGGCTTCAAGGCTGCAGTTCGGTATCCCAGTAGAGATAGTCCATCCAGCTTTCGTGCAGGTAGTTCGGCGGGAAGAGCCGGCCATTGTTGTGAAGGTCCTGCACCGTCGGCGGATAAGGCTTCTGGTGTGGGAACATGCCGGCCTGCTTCGGCAGCTTGCTACCCTTGCGAAGATTGCAGGGAGAACAGGCAGCCACGACGTTCTCCCACGTCGTCTGCCCGCCATGTGCCCGCGGGATAACGTGGTCGAAGGTCAACTCGTCGCGGGAACCGCAGTACTGGCACTCGAAGCGATCGCGCAGGAAGACGTTGAACCGGGTGAAGGCCGGGTGGCGAGTGGGCTGCACGTAGGTCTTGAGGCTGACGACGCTCGGCAGGCGCATGGAAAAGCTGGGCGACGAGACGGATTGTTCGTATTCGGCGATGATGTTCACACGGTCCAGGAATACGGCCTTGATCGCGTCCTGCCAGGACCACAGCGACAAGGGATAGTAACTCAGCGGCCGGTAGTCGGCGTTCAGGACGAGCGCCGGCAAGGCCTGGGGAGAGACTGCAATCGTCAAGGGGTACTCCTTACCGATTCGGCATCCGCAGTTTTATATTAGGTCCGTTGCCACAGAATTGTGAAGCAGAAATAACAGTGGTGGGCAGTAGTTACCCCGCAACTGGGGCCACATCTTTGCGGATGCTGGCGGAATAGTAGGCCCATAGAAGTCGGGCCGCGACCGAACGCCATGGCTGCCAAACCTCCGCCATCCCCGCGAGCGACCGGGCGGATGGCCTTCCCGGCAGGCCGAAAGCATGGGCGGCAGCAGCCTGCAAGGCGACATCGCCTGACGGAAATATATCTGGATGGCCGCCGCAGAACATCAGATAGACTTCGGCCGTCCATGGCCCCACCCCGTAAAGCGCCGTCAGCTTCGCCATCGCAGCGGCGGGCTCCATCCGCGCGACTTCTTCCAGGTCTACCTCACCATTGGCCACAGCTCGGGCAACATGTGCGAGCGTGGCTGCCTTGGCGCGCGACAAGCCGAAGGACGCAATCGTTGCCGGCTGATGGCCAAGATAGGTTTCGGCCGTGGTTGGTCCCGCCGCGCGGATGCGGTTCCAGATCGCCGCGGCGCTCGCTTTCGAGACCACCTGCGAGACGATGATGAAGGCTAGCCCGGCAAAGCCTGCCTCCACCAACCTCAGCGGCACGGGACCGGCAGCCTCGATCACCGGCACCAGCCGCGGGTCGAGTGACGCCAGCGCCGCAAGGCCGACCTGGATGTCGCTTTCGTTGCGGATGATGCACATGTTTTGTCCCTGTGGTCCCGCCACCGATTTCATGCCAGAAGAAACCATGCTCGCACCACCCGGTCAAAGACCCGTCTTCCGTTTTGCGCCCAGCCCGAACGGCCCCCTGCATCTCGGCCATGCGCTCTCCGCCATTCTCAACCATGAGATGGCGCAGGCGGTCGGCGGGCGCTTTCTGCTGCGCATCGAGGATATCGACCTCGCCCGTTGCACGCCGGATCATGAGGAAGCCATCTACAGGGACCTCGCCTGGCTGGGACTTCGATGGGAGCAACCGGTCCGCCGCCAGTCGGAGCATTTTGGCGACTATGGCGCGGCGCTGGATCGGCTGAGGGAGATGGAGCTTGTCTACCCCGCCTTCATGACCCGCGGCGACGTGAAATCCGCCGTTGCCGCGCATGAGGCGGCCGGTGAGGTATGGCCTCGCGACCCGGACGGATCGCCGCTTTATCCGGACGCCGACCGTAAGAGGAGCGAGACGGAGCGTCGGCGCCTGCTGGCGGAAGGCAGCCGGCACGCATGGCGTCTCGACATGGCAGGGGCGCTGGCAAGGGTCGCCCGTCCGCTCACATGGCGGGAGACGGGAGAAGGCTGCGAAGAGGAAATGCAGGCGGACCCTGCGGCCTGGGGTGACGTCATCCTGTCTCGTTCGGATGCGCCGTCGAGCTATCATCTCTCGGTGGTGGTGGACGATGCACTGCAGGGGATCACTCACGTGGTCCGCGGCGTCGACCTCTACCATGCAACCTCGGTACATCGGCTGCTGCAGGAACTGCTGGGTCTTCCCGAGCCGGTCTATCACCACCACCGGCTGATCCTCGGGCCGGATGGCCGGAAGCTCTCGAAGAGCGAGCAGTCGACGGGGCTCGCGGCACTCAGGGCCGCCGGCGCCTCACCCGCCGACATTCGCCGACGGATCGGGCTCTGAGGCATCCTTGATCCGGCTGTCTCGGTTGTTGCGCCTGCGGCGCGCATGCACGACCACGGAATAGACGCGATATTTCATGAGCGCCGCATTGATCTCTGCGCCCAGCATGAAGATCACGCCCACCATGTAGAGGAAGACGAGCACGATCATGACGGACGCCAGACCCGCGTAGGTCGCCGCGTAGTTTGCGAACGTGGCCAGGTAGGACGCGAATATCAGCGCGCCGATCGTCCAAAGGACGAGCGTCACCACGACACCGGGCAGCACGTCGATGATCCGCCGGTGCCCGTCCGGCAACCATTTGTGCGACAGGATGAGGCCGCCCATCAGGACCAGAACGGTACCGTAGAGCCCCCAATCGGATGCGGCGCGAAGGAGATCCTGCAGCCAGGGAAAGAAGCGTTCTCCATAGTGGAGGGCAACGGGCACCGCCACAAGCAGGGTGCTGATGACCGCAAAGATGATGACGGCCGCGATGACGTAGCCGAGACTTGCGAGACGCGTTATGTACCAGGCCCGCGTCTCGCTGACCCGATAAGCGCGGTTCAGCGACACCCGCAAGGCTTCGACGCCATTGGACGCGAAGTAGGCGGCCGCAAGCACCGACAGCGTGAGAAGCCCTCCGCGCGGGATCGTCAGTACCTGCTCGATCTCCCGCGACAGGGGATCGGCAATGTCCTGGGGCCAGGTGTCGAAGAGCAGATGCACGGCGGTTTCGGAAAACGTGTCTGCGCCGAGGAATCCGGCAAGCGCGGTGCCGAAGATCAGGAAGGGAAACAGGGCAAGCAGGCCGGACAGTGCGACATGGCTCGCCATGGCCCAGCCATCGTCTTCGTTGAAGTGGCAATAGGCATCATAGGCGACCTTCCAGGCGAGCCCCAGCCCGCGGATCCTGCTCTTCTTCTCGGCCAAGGTCGGCTCCGTTGTCACTGCACCCGAAATATGGGATGCACGGGCACCTTGTACAGGACCCTTTCATGCCGCATCAGAGATCGATCATCATTACCGGCTGCTCTTCGGGCATCGGCGCCCATTGCGCCCGCGCCCTCAAGCGGGACGGCTGGCAGGTCTTTGCTACGGTCCGCAAGACGGAGGATCTTGCCTCCCTTGAGGCGGACGGCATTGAAGCGCTGCTGATGGACTACACGAAGCCGGAGACGATCGCGGCGATGGTAGAGGTCGTGCGGCAGCGCACCGGCGACCAGATCGACGCCCT from Pseudorhizobium banfieldiae encodes the following:
- a CDS encoding YihY/virulence factor BrkB family protein gives rise to the protein MAEKKSRIRGLGLAWKVAYDAYCHFNEDDGWAMASHVALSGLLALFPFLIFGTALAGFLGADTFSETAVHLLFDTWPQDIADPLSREIEQVLTIPRGGLLTLSVLAAAYFASNGVEALRVSLNRAYRVSETRAWYITRLASLGYVIAAVIIFAVISTLLVAVPVALHYGERFFPWLQDLLRAASDWGLYGTVLVLMGGLILSHKWLPDGHRRIIDVLPGVVVTLVLWTIGALIFASYLATFANYAATYAGLASVMIVLVFLYMVGVIFMLGAEINAALMKYRVYSVVVHARRRRNNRDSRIKDASEPDPSANVGG